One region of Terricaulis silvestris genomic DNA includes:
- a CDS encoding SRPBCC domain-containing protein produces MSAVVVSLRVKATPQEAFDVFTQEIAAWWRPSGLFQLTPRGDGELRFEPGETGRLVTTLPNGKDFEIGRVTIWAPGERLAFTWRQATFTPDQVTHVDVRFEALEQQTRVTVEHRGWDAIPEDHAARHGFPLAATQMRLAEHWRALLAALNETLGA; encoded by the coding sequence GTGAGCGCCGTTGTCGTATCCCTTCGCGTGAAAGCGACGCCTCAAGAAGCGTTCGACGTTTTCACCCAAGAGATCGCGGCATGGTGGCGCCCCAGCGGCTTATTCCAGCTCACGCCGCGCGGCGACGGCGAATTGCGCTTCGAACCGGGCGAGACCGGTCGCCTCGTCACGACGCTGCCCAACGGCAAGGACTTCGAGATTGGCCGCGTCACAATCTGGGCACCAGGCGAACGTCTTGCTTTCACCTGGCGCCAAGCGACATTCACGCCCGATCAGGTCACGCACGTCGATGTCCGATTTGAAGCGCTTGAGCAGCAAACCCGCGTCACCGTCGAGCATCGCGGCTGGGACGCAATCCCGGAGGATCACGCGGCCCGCCACGGCTTTCCGCTCGCCGCCACGCAGATGCGGCTGGCCGAGCATTGGCGCGCCTTGCTGGCCGCCTTGAATGAAACACTGGGCGCCTAA